One part of the [Synechococcus] sp. NIES-970 genome encodes these proteins:
- the psbA_2 gene encoding photosystem q(b) protein: MTTTLQQRESASLWEKFCQWITSTENRIYVGWFGVLMIPTLLTATTCFIIAFIAAPPVDIDGIREPVAGSLLYGNNIISGAVVPSSNAIGLHFYPIWEAASLDEWLYNGGPYQLVIFHFLIGVFCYMGREWELSYRLGMRPWICVAFSAPVAAATAVFLIYPIGQGSFSDGMPLGISGTFNFMIVFQAEHNILMHPFHMLGVAGVFGGSLFSAMHGSLVTSSLVRETTETESQNYGYKFGQEEETYNIVAAHGYFGRLIFQYASFNNSRSLHFLLGAWPVVGIWFTALGVSTMAFNLNGFNFNQSILDSQGRVINTWADILNRANLGFEVMHERNAHNFPLDLAAGEQAPVALQAPAING, from the coding sequence ATGACTACTACACTACAGCAGCGCGAGAGCGCTTCCTTGTGGGAGAAGTTCTGTCAGTGGATCACCAGCACCGAGAACCGCATCTATGTCGGTTGGTTCGGCGTCCTGATGATTCCTACTCTTCTCACCGCCACCACCTGCTTCATCATCGCTTTCATCGCTGCTCCCCCCGTGGACATCGATGGTATCCGTGAGCCCGTCGCAGGTTCTCTTCTCTACGGTAACAACATCATCTCTGGTGCTGTTGTTCCTTCTTCTAACGCAATTGGTCTCCACTTCTACCCCATCTGGGAAGCTGCTTCCCTCGATGAGTGGTTGTACAATGGTGGCCCTTACCAGTTGGTAATTTTCCACTTCCTCATCGGCGTATTCTGCTACATGGGTCGTGAGTGGGAACTTTCTTACCGCCTTGGTATGCGTCCCTGGATCTGTGTTGCTTTCTCTGCTCCCGTAGCCGCAGCAACTGCAGTATTCCTCATCTACCCCATCGGTCAAGGTTCCTTCTCTGATGGTATGCCTTTGGGTATCTCTGGTACGTTCAACTTCATGATCGTATTCCAGGCTGAGCACAACATCCTGATGCACCCCTTCCACATGCTCGGTGTGGCTGGTGTATTCGGCGGTTCTTTGTTCTCTGCAATGCACGGTTCTCTCGTAACCTCTTCTTTGGTACGTGAGACCACTGAAACCGAATCTCAGAACTACGGTTACAAGTTCGGTCAAGAAGAAGAAACTTACAACATCGTTGCAGCCCACGGCTACTTCGGTCGTTTGATCTTCCAATATGCATCTTTCAACAACAGCCGTTCCTTGCACTTCTTGCTTGGTGCATGGCCTGTAGTCGGTATCTGGTTCACTGCTCTTGGTGTATCTACCATGGCATTCAACCTGAACGGTTTCAACTTCAACCAGTCCATCTTGGACAGCCAAGGTCGTGTAATCAACACCTGGGCGGACATTCTGAACCGTGCGAACCTCGGTTTTGAAGTAATGCACGAGCGTAATGCTCACAACTTCCCCTTAGACTTAGCAGCTGGCGAGCAAGCTCCTGTAGCTCTGCAAGCTCCTGCAATCAACGGTTAA
- a CDS encoding radical SAM domain protein gives MSRANCPTGEMLRGRKAVVTYSPAFTLVPTYECFNRCEYCNFRVDPGKDTWLSRDEARERLDGLWEQGVREILILSGEVHPASSRRSPLIQLIYDLCQLALEHGFIPHTNAGPLSWAEMEFLKEVNGSMGLMLEQIRSDLPVHRQAPSKDPKMRLQQLIWAGELQIPFTTGLLLGIGETPQDCWDTLEAIASVQKQYGHIQEVILQPHRPGSQQHYSGQAFSPDQLPKIIAMARTILPPEVTIQIPPNLVADPQWLLQCIEAGARDLGGIIPKDEVNPDYLHLDHDRLELLLATKGWQLQPRLAVYPAYDSWLSPGVQAVVQQYRSSNS, from the coding sequence ATGTCAAGGGCAAATTGCCCCACAGGGGAAATGCTTCGAGGTCGGAAGGCTGTTGTGACCTATAGTCCAGCCTTTACCTTGGTGCCGACCTATGAGTGTTTTAATCGTTGTGAGTACTGTAATTTTCGGGTTGATCCGGGCAAAGACACCTGGTTGTCCCGCGACGAGGCCCGAGAGCGTTTAGATGGGTTGTGGGAACAGGGTGTCCGAGAAATTTTAATCTTGAGCGGGGAGGTGCATCCGGCGTCGAGTCGGCGATCACCTTTGATCCAACTCATTTACGACCTATGCCAGTTGGCCCTAGAGCATGGCTTTATCCCCCACACCAATGCAGGTCCCTTGAGTTGGGCGGAGATGGAATTCTTAAAAGAAGTCAATGGCTCGATGGGGCTGATGCTGGAACAGATACGCTCGGATCTGCCGGTTCATCGCCAGGCACCAAGCAAAGATCCAAAGATGCGTTTACAGCAGTTGATCTGGGCAGGAGAGCTCCAGATCCCGTTTACGACAGGGCTTCTGTTGGGTATTGGTGAAACCCCCCAGGACTGCTGGGATACCTTGGAGGCGATCGCCTCGGTACAAAAACAATATGGCCACATCCAAGAAGTGATCTTGCAGCCCCATCGGCCCGGGAGCCAACAACACTACTCCGGTCAAGCTTTTTCCCCAGATCAGCTGCCCAAAATTATTGCAATGGCCCGCACAATCCTCCCCCCGGAGGTGACAATCCAGATTCCCCCAAATCTGGTGGCAGATCCCCAGTGGCTGCTCCAATGTATCGAAGCAGGAGCCAGGGACTTAGGAGGCATCATCCCCAAAGATGAGGTGAACCCGGATTATCTCCATCTGGACCACGATCGCCTAGAACTTCTCCTGGCGACCAAAGGCTGGCAGTTACAACCCCGCCTGGCTGTTTATCCCGCCTATGACAGTTGGTTATCACCTGGGGTGCAAGCCGTTGTTCAACAATATCGCTCTTCTAACAGTTAA
- the ppc gene encoding phosphoenolpyruvate carboxylase: MNQVLHPPSAEAELLSTSQSLLRQRLVLVEDLWQAVLQKECGQKLVDRLNHLRATRADDGQSVYFSPSEISALIETLSLEDAIRAARAFALYFQLINSVEQHYEQREQQQFRRNLAAASDTESDSQSVYTEIAPTQAGTFDWLFPHLKRQNMPPQTIQRLLDQLDIRLVFTAHPTEIVRHTIRNKQRRIAGILRQLDQTEEGVKHTGTAESWEIENIKQQLTEEIRLWWRTDELHQFKPQVLDEVDYALHYFEEVLFDTLPELSVRLQQALKASFSSLKPPATNFCNFGSWVGGDRDGNPSVTPDVTWKTACYQRGLVLERYVASVDSLSDVLSLSLHWSNVLPDLLDSLEQEQNIFPDIYETLAIRYRQEPYRLKLAYIKQRLENTLDRNRRLANMPAWENKVEAADDTVYLCGQDFLADLKLIRESLVQTEIHCAALDKLICQVEIFGFVLTRLDFRQESTRHSDAIAEIVDYLGVLPKSYNDLSDQEKTDWLVQELKTRRPLIPKEMQFSEKTVETIQTLQVLRRLQQEFGIGICQTYIISMTNEVSDVLEVLLLAQEAGLYDPVTGTTTIRIAPLFETVDDLRNAPEIMQALFDIPLYRACLAGGYGSSQDLNCDETFGDRLMPDLQEIMLGYSDSNKDSGFLSSNWEIHKAQKNLQQVADPYGIDLRIFHGRGGSVGRGGGPAYAAILAQPPNTINGRIKITEQGEVLASKYSLPDLALYHLESVSTAVIQSSLLASGFDDIQPWNRIMEDLSQRSRAAYRALIYEDPDFIDFFMSVTPIPEISQLQISSRPARRKKGNKDLSSLRAIPWVFSWTQSRFLVPAWYGVGTALQGFFEQDPVENLKLMRYFYSKWPFFRMVISKVEMTLSKVDLQMASHYVHELAEREDIPRFEKLLDQISQEYKLTKKLILEITENEALLDSDRPLQRSVQLRNATIVPLGFLQVSLLKRLRQYTRETQASIVHFRYSKEELLRGALLTINGIAAGMRNTG; encoded by the coding sequence ATGAACCAAGTCCTGCATCCCCCCAGTGCCGAAGCTGAACTTTTGTCCACTTCCCAATCTCTCCTGCGGCAACGTCTGGTGCTGGTTGAAGATCTTTGGCAGGCGGTGTTGCAGAAAGAATGTGGTCAAAAACTCGTCGATCGCCTGAATCATCTCCGGGCGACCCGCGCCGATGATGGCCAAAGCGTTTATTTTTCTCCGAGTGAAATTTCAGCGCTCATCGAAACCCTGAGCCTCGAAGATGCGATCCGGGCCGCCCGGGCCTTCGCCCTTTATTTCCAGTTAATCAATAGCGTTGAGCAGCACTACGAGCAGCGCGAACAGCAGCAATTTCGCCGGAATCTTGCCGCCGCTAGCGATACCGAGAGCGACAGCCAAAGTGTCTATACAGAAATTGCCCCCACCCAGGCGGGTACTTTTGACTGGCTTTTTCCCCACCTCAAGCGCCAAAATATGCCCCCCCAGACGATCCAGAGGCTTTTGGATCAATTGGACATTCGCCTAGTCTTTACAGCTCACCCCACAGAAATTGTCCGCCACACCATCCGTAACAAGCAACGACGCATCGCAGGTATTTTGCGGCAGTTAGACCAAACGGAAGAAGGGGTCAAACACACAGGCACCGCAGAATCTTGGGAAATTGAAAATATCAAGCAGCAACTCACAGAAGAAATTCGGCTCTGGTGGCGGACCGACGAGCTGCACCAGTTTAAGCCCCAGGTCTTAGATGAAGTGGACTATGCCCTCCATTACTTCGAGGAAGTGCTTTTTGATACCCTGCCAGAATTATCAGTGCGCTTACAACAAGCTCTGAAAGCATCTTTTTCGAGCCTCAAGCCACCAGCCACCAATTTTTGTAATTTTGGCTCCTGGGTCGGGGGCGATCGCGATGGAAATCCTTCCGTCACCCCCGATGTCACCTGGAAAACGGCCTGTTATCAGCGGGGTTTAGTACTAGAGCGCTATGTGGCTTCCGTTGACTCCCTTTCAGATGTATTGAGTCTTTCTTTGCACTGGAGTAATGTGCTGCCGGATCTGTTGGATTCTTTAGAGCAAGAACAAAATATTTTCCCAGATATCTACGAAACTCTCGCCATCCGTTACCGCCAAGAGCCCTACCGTCTCAAGTTGGCCTACATTAAACAGCGCCTAGAAAACACCCTTGATCGCAATCGTCGCCTGGCGAATATGCCCGCCTGGGAAAATAAAGTAGAAGCGGCAGACGATACAGTTTACCTCTGTGGACAAGATTTTCTGGCTGATTTAAAACTGATTCGCGAAAGCTTGGTGCAAACGGAAATTCACTGTGCTGCCCTGGATAAGTTGATTTGTCAGGTGGAAATTTTTGGCTTTGTGCTGACCCGCCTTGATTTTCGGCAGGAATCCACAAGACATTCCGATGCGATCGCCGAAATTGTTGATTATCTGGGGGTATTACCGAAATCTTACAACGACCTCAGCGACCAGGAGAAAACCGATTGGCTGGTGCAGGAGCTCAAAACCCGCCGCCCTCTGATTCCGAAGGAAATGCAGTTCTCGGAAAAAACAGTAGAAACCATCCAAACGCTCCAGGTGCTGCGCCGTCTCCAACAGGAATTTGGCATCGGTATCTGCCAGACCTACATCATCAGCATGACCAACGAAGTCAGCGATGTATTGGAAGTGCTGCTCTTGGCCCAAGAAGCGGGTTTATATGACCCAGTTACGGGGACAACAACCATCCGCATTGCGCCCCTGTTTGAAACAGTAGATGACCTACGCAATGCCCCAGAAATCATGCAGGCACTGTTTGATATTCCCCTCTACCGGGCCTGTTTAGCGGGGGGCTATGGTTCCTCCCAGGATCTTAATTGTGATGAAACCTTTGGCGATCGCCTCATGCCCGATCTCCAGGAAATTATGCTCGGCTATTCCGATAGTAATAAAGATTCCGGCTTCCTGAGTAGCAACTGGGAAATTCACAAGGCTCAAAAAAATCTCCAGCAGGTCGCCGACCCCTATGGCATCGATCTACGTATTTTCCATGGTCGGGGCGGTTCGGTCGGTCGGGGTGGTGGCCCCGCCTACGCGGCAATTCTGGCCCAGCCGCCCAATACAATCAATGGCCGCATCAAGATCACCGAACAGGGGGAAGTCCTCGCCTCAAAATATTCCCTGCCGGATCTGGCCCTCTATCATTTGGAGAGTGTTTCCACCGCTGTGATTCAATCGAGTTTGTTGGCCAGTGGTTTTGATGATATCCAGCCCTGGAACCGGATCATGGAAGATCTTTCCCAGCGATCGCGGGCCGCTTATCGGGCGTTAATTTACGAAGATCCTGACTTTATCGACTTCTTTATGTCCGTAACACCGATCCCAGAGATTAGCCAACTGCAAATCAGTTCTCGACCGGCCCGTCGAAAAAAAGGCAACAAGGATCTCAGTAGCCTCCGGGCAATTCCCTGGGTCTTTAGCTGGACCCAAAGCCGCTTCCTCGTGCCGGCTTGGTATGGTGTGGGTACAGCGCTCCAAGGTTTCTTTGAACAAGATCCTGTCGAAAATCTCAAGCTGATGCGTTATTTCTACAGCAAATGGCCTTTTTTCCGGATGGTAATCTCCAAAGTAGAAATGACCCTCTCAAAGGTAGACCTGCAAATGGCAAGTCACTATGTCCATGAGCTGGCCGAAAGGGAAGATATTCCTCGCTTTGAAAAACTCCTAGACCAAATCAGCCAAGAGTACAAACTCACCAAAAAGCTGATCCTAGAGATCACAGAAAACGAGGCTCTGCTCGATAGCGATCGCCCCCTACAACGATCAGTACAACTGAGAAATGCCACCATTGTGCCCCTCGGCTTTCTCCAGGTTTCTTTACTCAAACGGCTTCGACAATATACCCGTGAAACCCAGGCCAGTATTGTCCACTTCCGCTACAGCAAAGAAGAATTACTGCGGGGCGCCCTCCTCACGATTAACGGCATTGCAGCGGGGATGCGCAATACCGGTTGA
- a CDS encoding hypothetical protein (conserved hypothetical protein), translating to MTTAPPTDLRSHLAPWLRDAIRQAVPLGAYLRLQVRLRGNTLHLLCETTCPTEEEDITPEILRALQRQPKPIVLLQPPPSPEIYRLVVYGRLRQAKKSLWLSLIELETPQKQKAVIPSAQHFKKQARSGSPTAIAQYLSQNLGILGVSMRVETQTLSNPEAHQAKRRLWITCECDYSPDYSLLTEPLVQRLRELQIKGFRDGAIRCQIRGEAQPEWLLWVDLTPPEVMLRQWARWGDAEAIATLLTQTLKAQGCVIQAATTDYRLALTCAIPPHSTIGQAQILAVIENILAGLAPQGLHQVSLQGRAKTSQAVLWETTWPLPGATRSGRQATPVQLAQQGNLVALKFLLQRCLNPQLQERLATGGVHITLRRREATLYVMVEAIACPPQGETIKAISALFRTLETQPFTCLNIYGRRSGQSQALWQQVLKLAPTPSAPADVSEPSSQPLAAAVAVEPPLHFRENIAQITCDLLKATKIWCPMPDRHGLVLHRDAPRSYHLSSRPQRRKLACLWGLLGVLMVGQLDWLAGRWLQGNILNQGTMIAVSQDDPSTRSEVLNAQLPHPDQRTTASQAIALSETTAYPSFDNDLIDDKLALYQKRVATNGVPDILIIGSSRALRGLDPFVLHTALQEQGYPPLDIFNFGVNGATVQVFDFLLRQVIPPEQLPKLIILADGARAFNSGRQDLTYDLLTASPGFQALQRGDLPQFTHRSKQRLNPADLNQAAAQWFGDVSQVYNQRALLKDYVLSGIALSPTGDRPPEASPISTQINFNLDGFLPLDRRFDPESYYQNHGRVTGDYDGDYAAFSLNGSQQEAFLTLLAHLKVHHVDLVFLNQPLSDHYLDPVRQRYEKQFRVYFRQLAAQQNFNFVDFVHQPSWRRRYDFFSDPSHLNQFGAAQVARELAAITELPWPQNP from the coding sequence GTGACCACCGCCCCTCCAACCGATTTGCGCTCCCATTTAGCACCCTGGCTCCGGGATGCGATCCGGCAGGCTGTGCCCTTAGGCGCTTACTTGCGGCTGCAGGTGCGACTCCGGGGCAACACGCTCCACTTGCTCTGTGAAACCACTTGTCCCACAGAAGAAGAAGATATTACCCCAGAAATTCTCCGGGCACTCCAAAGGCAACCAAAACCGATTGTGCTATTGCAACCGCCGCCCTCCCCTGAGATTTACCGATTGGTGGTGTATGGGCGGCTTCGTCAAGCAAAAAAGAGCCTATGGCTGAGTCTAATTGAGCTAGAAACACCCCAGAAACAAAAAGCTGTCATCCCGTCTGCCCAACATTTCAAGAAACAGGCCCGTTCCGGTTCCCCGACAGCGATCGCCCAGTATCTGAGTCAGAACCTAGGCATCTTAGGGGTCAGTATGCGGGTAGAAACCCAAACGTTGAGCAACCCCGAAGCCCACCAAGCCAAACGACGCCTTTGGATTACCTGTGAATGCGACTACAGTCCGGACTATAGCCTCTTGACAGAGCCCCTCGTCCAACGGCTCCGGGAACTGCAAATTAAGGGATTTCGAGATGGGGCCATCCGCTGTCAGATTCGGGGAGAAGCCCAGCCAGAATGGTTACTCTGGGTTGATCTGACGCCGCCGGAGGTAATGTTGCGCCAGTGGGCCCGCTGGGGAGATGCTGAGGCGATCGCCACCCTGTTGACCCAAACCCTCAAGGCCCAAGGCTGCGTGATCCAGGCTGCCACTACAGACTATCGACTCGCACTCACCTGCGCTATTCCGCCCCATTCAACCATCGGCCAAGCACAAATCCTCGCTGTGATCGAAAATATTTTGGCAGGGTTAGCACCCCAAGGCCTGCACCAAGTGAGCCTCCAAGGGCGAGCAAAAACATCTCAGGCAGTCCTCTGGGAAACAACATGGCCTCTGCCTGGCGCAACACGATCCGGACGACAGGCGACCCCAGTACAGCTGGCCCAACAGGGAAATTTAGTTGCCCTTAAATTTTTGCTCCAGCGGTGCCTTAATCCTCAACTCCAAGAACGCCTCGCCACTGGGGGAGTTCACATTACTCTCCGACGGCGGGAGGCGACCCTCTATGTCATGGTTGAGGCGATCGCCTGCCCTCCCCAAGGGGAAACAATCAAGGCAATCAGCGCTTTATTTCGGACCCTAGAGACCCAACCCTTTACCTGTTTGAACATTTATGGTCGTCGCTCTGGGCAGAGTCAAGCGCTCTGGCAACAGGTGCTCAAGCTTGCCCCTACGCCGTCAGCCCCAGCAGATGTCTCAGAGCCCTCTTCACAGCCCCTGGCCGCGGCAGTGGCAGTAGAGCCGCCCCTACATTTTCGAGAAAATATTGCTCAAATTACCTGTGATCTCCTGAAGGCGACGAAGATTTGGTGTCCAATGCCCGATCGCCATGGCCTGGTTCTCCACCGTGATGCGCCCCGCAGTTATCATTTGTCCTCAAGGCCGCAGCGACGAAAACTGGCCTGTCTTTGGGGTTTGCTGGGTGTCCTGATGGTGGGGCAGTTGGACTGGCTCGCAGGCCGATGGCTCCAGGGAAATATCCTCAATCAAGGGACAATGATCGCCGTTTCTCAGGATGACCCTTCAACCCGCTCCGAAGTGCTCAATGCTCAGCTCCCTCACCCTGACCAGCGTACCACTGCATCTCAGGCGATCGCCTTGTCCGAAACCACTGCTTACCCATCCTTTGACAATGACCTCATCGATGACAAACTAGCCCTCTATCAAAAACGGGTGGCCACCAATGGTGTACCCGACATTCTCATCATTGGTAGCTCCCGAGCACTGCGTGGTCTTGATCCTTTTGTGCTCCATACGGCTCTCCAGGAACAAGGTTATCCGCCCCTTGATATCTTCAATTTTGGGGTCAATGGTGCAACGGTGCAGGTATTTGACTTCCTTTTGCGCCAGGTCATCCCCCCAGAACAATTGCCCAAGCTGATTATTTTGGCCGATGGAGCCAGGGCGTTTAATAGCGGTCGCCAAGATTTGACCTATGATTTGCTGACCGCTTCGCCTGGGTTTCAAGCCCTCCAAAGGGGAGATTTGCCACAGTTTACCCATCGCTCCAAGCAACGACTTAACCCGGCAGACTTGAACCAAGCGGCTGCCCAGTGGTTTGGTGATGTTTCTCAGGTTTACAACCAACGGGCCTTGCTGAAAGACTATGTCTTGTCTGGGATAGCCCTTTCCCCGACAGGCGATCGCCCCCCAGAAGCCTCTCCTATATCGACACAAATCAATTTTAATTTAGACGGTTTTTTGCCCCTCGACCGTCGGTTTGACCCAGAGAGCTATTACCAAAACCATGGCCGGGTCACAGGAGATTATGACGGTGACTACGCTGCCTTTAGCCTTAATGGATCACAGCAGGAAGCCTTTCTGACTCTGTTAGCCCATCTTAAAGTTCACCACGTTGATTTAGTGTTTCTCAATCAACCCCTGAGCGATCATTACCTCGACCCAGTGCGTCAGCGCTATGAAAAGCAGTTTCGGGTTTATTTTCGGCAGTTGGCGGCTCAACAAAACTTTAATTTTGTTGACTTCGTGCACCAACCATCTTGGCGACGTCGCTATGATTTTTTCTCAGATCCTAGCCACCTGAATCAATTTGGGGCCGCCCAGGTCGCCCGGGAACTTGCGGCCATAACGGAGCTCCCTTGGCCCCAGAATCCTTAA
- the pyrG gene encoding CTP synthase, whose protein sequence is MSKFIFVTGGVVSSIGKGIVAASLGRLLKSRDYSVSILKLDPYINVDPGTMSPFQHGEVFVTEDGAETDLDLGHYERFTDTSMSRLNSVTTGSIYQAVINKERRGDYQGGTVQVIPHITNEIKERIFRVAENTNPDFVITEIGGTVGDIESLPFLEAIRQFRKEAGRDNVLYMHVTLIPWIPSAGETKTKPTQHSVKELRSIGIQPDILVCRCDRPLPQGQREKISEFCNVPEEQVITSQDASSIYEVPLMLEREGLAEQTLKLLRLETRQPNLEQWQNLVERMKRPSRQMDIAIVGKYVQLNDAYLSVVESLGHAAIANDIDIKLHWVNAEDLEKQGAAAYLTEMSGIVVPGGFGVRGVDGKVAAIEYARVNRIPFLGLCLGMQSSVIEWARNVAKLEDAHSAEFHPDAKNPVINLLPEQRDVVDLGGTMRLGLYPCRLTPDTLTHQLYGQEVVYERHRHRYEFNNAYRSLFLETGYQVSGTSPDGRLVEIVEYADHPFFIATQFHPEFQSRPNKPHPLFFGFIQAAGNHKSKPVAEQGASVTEELSASFS, encoded by the coding sequence ATGTCTAAATTTATCTTTGTCACCGGTGGTGTGGTATCCAGCATCGGGAAAGGCATTGTGGCGGCAAGTTTGGGGCGTCTACTGAAATCCCGAGACTATTCCGTGTCGATCTTGAAGCTCGATCCCTATATTAACGTCGATCCCGGTACCATGAGCCCGTTTCAGCATGGGGAAGTTTTTGTCACCGAAGATGGGGCCGAGACTGACCTCGACCTCGGCCACTATGAGCGCTTCACTGATACCTCCATGTCCCGTCTCAATAGTGTCACCACTGGCTCTATTTACCAAGCGGTGATTAATAAAGAGCGTCGCGGTGATTATCAGGGAGGCACAGTGCAGGTGATTCCCCACATCACGAACGAAATTAAAGAGCGGATTTTCCGGGTGGCAGAGAATACGAATCCTGATTTTGTGATCACCGAAATTGGCGGCACCGTCGGCGATATTGAGTCTTTACCGTTCCTCGAAGCCATTCGACAATTCCGCAAAGAAGCAGGTCGGGATAACGTTCTATACATGCATGTGACCTTGATTCCCTGGATTCCGTCGGCGGGGGAAACGAAGACCAAGCCCACCCAACATTCTGTAAAAGAGCTGCGCTCTATTGGCATTCAGCCAGATATTCTCGTCTGCCGTTGCGATCGCCCTCTACCCCAAGGTCAACGGGAAAAAATCTCAGAATTCTGTAATGTGCCAGAGGAACAAGTGATCACCTCCCAGGATGCCAGCAGTATTTACGAAGTGCCCCTGATGCTGGAACGGGAAGGGCTGGCAGAACAGACTTTAAAATTGTTGCGACTGGAAACTCGCCAGCCGAACCTGGAGCAGTGGCAGAATCTGGTAGAGCGAATGAAGCGCCCCAGCCGCCAGATGGATATTGCGATCGTTGGTAAATATGTGCAGCTCAATGATGCCTATCTGTCCGTGGTGGAATCCCTCGGTCATGCGGCGATCGCCAATGACATTGATATCAAACTCCACTGGGTGAATGCCGAAGATCTTGAAAAACAAGGTGCCGCCGCCTACCTCACAGAAATGAGCGGCATCGTTGTCCCTGGGGGCTTTGGGGTGCGGGGTGTCGACGGGAAAGTGGCGGCGATCGAATATGCCCGCGTCAACCGGATTCCCTTCCTCGGTCTCTGTTTGGGGATGCAGTCTTCTGTGATTGAATGGGCCCGTAACGTGGCGAAACTCGAAGATGCCCACAGCGCCGAATTTCATCCCGATGCCAAAAACCCAGTCATTAACCTTCTGCCTGAACAGCGGGATGTGGTGGATCTCGGGGGCACCATGCGTTTGGGCTTATATCCTTGCCGTTTGACACCTGATACCTTGACCCATCAGCTCTATGGTCAAGAGGTTGTCTATGAGCGCCATCGCCACCGCTACGAATTTAACAATGCTTACCGGAGTTTATTTCTAGAAACGGGCTATCAGGTCAGTGGAACATCTCCCGATGGGCGATTGGTGGAAATTGTTGAATATGCGGATCATCCCTTCTTTATTGCCACCCAGTTTCACCCAGAATTTCAATCCCGTCCTAACAAGCCACATCCTCTATTTTTTGGCTTTATCCAGGCGGCAGGCAACCATAAATCGAAACCCGTTGCCGAGCAAGGGGCGTCAGTCACTGAAGAGCTTTCCGCTTCCTTTTCTTAG
- a CDS encoding hypothetical protein (conserved hypothetical protein) — translation MKVQLPISPAYLLSPCAPIYLIGHRLGHVCTQALVSTGVWSEEIFRGDRLPSLPFPETEQPD, via the coding sequence ATGAAAGTTCAATTGCCGATTTCTCCTGCCTATCTTCTTAGCCCTTGCGCTCCCATCTATCTCATTGGCCACCGTTTGGGCCATGTCTGTACCCAAGCTCTGGTTAGTACTGGCGTCTGGAGTGAAGAAATTTTTCGCGGCGATCGCCTCCCCTCATTGCCATTTCCTGAAACAGAGCAACCAGATTAA
- a CDS encoding glucokinase regulator-related protein: MSSYESRGHLLTEQVNPESQNLDQMSALELVDLFNREDQKTLEAIANARKELAQAIEITSAALKQGGRLFYIGAGTSGRLGVLDAAECPPTFCTPPELVQGIIAGGAGALVRSSEDLEDRAEDGKEAIAQRQITELDVVVGITAGGTTPYVQGALLAAQQRGAKTVFISCVPADQVPFAADVDIRLLTGPEILAGSTRLKAGTVTKMALNILSTSVMVRLGKVYGNRMIDVAVTNHKLHDRALRILQDLTELSREDAALLLEKAHRRVKVALLMHWQEIDFETGDRLLQECQGNLRDALAE; this comes from the coding sequence TTGAGTTCTTACGAAAGTCGTGGTCACCTGTTGACAGAACAGGTGAATCCAGAGAGCCAAAATCTTGACCAAATGTCGGCCCTGGAATTAGTTGATCTGTTTAATCGGGAAGATCAAAAAACCCTGGAGGCGATCGCCAACGCTCGCAAGGAACTCGCCCAGGCCATTGAGATTACCAGCGCTGCTCTGAAACAAGGGGGCCGCCTCTTCTACATTGGTGCGGGAACCAGTGGCCGCCTCGGGGTGTTAGATGCCGCCGAATGCCCACCTACCTTTTGCACCCCTCCTGAACTGGTCCAAGGCATTATTGCTGGGGGCGCAGGGGCTCTCGTGCGCAGTTCTGAAGATCTCGAAGACCGAGCTGAAGATGGCAAGGAGGCGATCGCCCAACGGCAAATTACCGAATTAGATGTGGTTGTTGGCATTACCGCTGGCGGCACAACGCCCTACGTCCAAGGTGCATTGTTGGCAGCCCAGCAACGGGGGGCCAAAACAGTGTTTATCAGTTGTGTCCCTGCTGACCAGGTGCCTTTTGCCGCCGATGTGGATATTCGCCTCCTTACAGGGCCCGAAATTCTGGCAGGATCTACCCGTCTAAAAGCAGGTACGGTCACTAAAATGGCTTTGAATATTCTCTCCACCAGCGTCATGGTCAGACTGGGAAAAGTGTACGGTAACCGGATGATCGATGTGGCGGTGACAAACCATAAACTCCATGACCGCGCCCTGCGCATTCTCCAAGATCTAACGGAGCTGAGCCGCGAAGATGCTGCGCTTCTCCTCGAAAAAGCCCACCGTCGCGTTAAAGTCGCCCTCCTCATGCACTGGCAAGAGATTGATTTTGAGACAGGCGATCGCCTCCTTCAGGAATGCCAAGGTAATTTGCGCGATGCCCTTGCAGAATAG